One Lysinibacillus sp. OF-1 DNA segment encodes these proteins:
- a CDS encoding phage structural protein, whose protein sequence is MTGHIGTYDARKVTTTVNGMFITGYGDGTMVKCSKDNDNFESSSSAQGDAVVSINGDQLGTIEITLNQTSPSITTLNKLANERTMFPIWVNSNNEIKEVVGGTKAMVTKVPDIEHGKSVANRVYTIRVFDYSVK, encoded by the coding sequence ATGACTGGACATATTGGCACTTATGATGCACGAAAGGTTACAACAACAGTAAATGGCATGTTTATCACAGGTTACGGAGATGGAACCATGGTTAAGTGTTCAAAGGATAATGACAACTTTGAATCAAGTTCCTCAGCTCAAGGTGATGCAGTTGTATCAATTAATGGAGATCAATTGGGTACCATTGAAATCACATTGAATCAAACATCACCCTCTATAACAACATTAAACAAACTTGCGAACGAACGTACAATGTTCCCTATCTGGGTGAATAGTAACAACGAAATCAAAGAGGTTGTTGGTGGAACAAAGGCGATGGTTACAAAGGTACCTGACATTGAACACGGTAAGTCTGTAGCTAACCGTGTTTACACAATCAGAGTATTTGACTACTCAGTTAAATAA